The genomic stretch AGGTCGACTCAACATAagcctaggtcgacctagacCACTGCACAAACTCTATGGAGGATTCTAGTCCATTTAGGTGAACCTACCTTCAACCCAGGTCGACGTAAACTGGAGAATCAAACTGTCTTTCAAGTCTGcctcatttaggtcgactcagcaACCCACCTAGGTCGGcctgatgaaatgaaaatcaattAGGTCGACCCAGAACCTCCTCAGGTCGACGTATCTGAAGAACAATTAACTGACTTTTGAAtctgctccatttaggtcgacccagacatcaagtaggtcgacctatcgcgCCAAAAATGTTTGAAAATTTGCTCTATCTTCAGCCTATCTTGCTAGCAcctatatatattatttcatgcTAATTATTGAAGGTCGataccaacaactgaaagatacacaaagtcttctcatcttctctcttcttcttaactccaacacaattacacataacaattcttgtggtgagggtttatgatcaagattgataacgtccatggaaagggattgaaggttcctagtgggtgaagatttgtggggttattggtgaataaaatctgcggattttatcctccaagattggtgaatttttggGGGTTttgtcaagaggcttcatcaacgaTTCAGCTGAGTGTAGAAGTtaaagaacaagggttcgatcaattcacaacactgcagaaagggaatcaacgacAAGCTCTTGGAAGACACTTGATCTTGCGTAacatcaaggggaagaagatacaaagaatcaacataatcaGTTTTATCGTTATTGTTTTGTTATCTTCTTGTATAAACGTTTTTCAAtcaataatgaaagacatcccaattcccttttggaattgggggaagatgtagtcgtagcgaggacgatcgacgaactgcctgaacaaatatcgtgttctctatcgcatttatcttttcgtttacgttgtgcttatttctggttataattgcaaattgattaacaaatcaaagtgttaaacttgtgtgataaaatCTGCAaacacatcacaagtcaccacacattgatctataactcaatttggttattatacaccacgtgtttgatatattgcttacTTCGGAAATTATTCATATTGCATAGTATAGATCATTTCCTATTGCTTACTTTCATCAATCAAATTCATTGGAAACAAGCTTATTCAAGTTAAACATTTAAACAATTTCTCTTATCAAATAATTTGTTGATTCATTGAAAGTACTTCCATCTTTACATTATAATTGGTTTGTGTGTTTAAATCATATCTGATCCTTCCCGTAGCGGTTCGGAGTAGACGCAAGTCAATTCCTAAACGCTTTCGCCTAAAACTTTTAAGAAAACCGCAATAAACTCTGaagtatctattcaccccccccccccctctagatatGTAAGCCAAGTGTCTAACAAAGGGCCACGTAAGTTTCCCGACGATATTTGGGTTAAAAGAGAACGCGAAAGAATTCAAGGCCAGATACCTCATAATAGACGCCTCATCGCCACACAACATCATGTTGGGGAGGCAGACCCTTAATCTACTATGGGTCGTTCTGTCTATTCTGCATTTAAGCATGAAGTGTCTGTTTCCTAAAAGGAAGGTTGGAGTGGTCCAAGGAGATCAATCGACCAATGTGTAGACTTGGAAGACATCCTTGAGTTAATTAGGAAGTATAACATGCGCTTAAACCCCTCTAAATTCTCTTTTTGCGTTCAAGCAGGTAATTTTATGAGATTTATGCTAATCATGAGAGGGATAGAGGCAAACTCAAACAAGAGTCAAGTTATCATCAACATGAGATTCCTTTCCAACATTAAGGAGGTTTAATAACTAACAGGACGCCTAGCCTCCCTAGCTCATTTTCTTTCTTGTGCGGGTGACAATGCGTTCCATTTCTTTTTCACTTTGAAAAAGAAGGAGAAATTCTAATTGGTGAGCGAATGTGATGAGGCATTCACTAAGTTGAAGGTATTTCTGGAAACATCACGCATATTGACACGTCCAGAGGTTGGGGCACCCCTTTATCTATATCTATATGTCACTGATCAGGCGATGTGCTTTGTGCTCATCCACGAGAAGAACAAAACTGAAcagtttttctattttttgagcAAGGTGTCGAGGCCAGGTACCAGAAGATAAAGATTGGCCTTCGCAGTCGTGATAACTGCAAGAAAGTTCATACCATACTTCTAAGGACAATGTATAATGGTAAAAACCAATTATCCCATTCTCTTGATTTTGAATAAGTCGGACCTCGCATGAAAGTTGGTGTTCTGGTCAGTGGAGTTATCTGAGTACGATATTTAGTATATATCTATAAGGAGCATCAAGTCACAAATGTTAGCCGACTTCCTGGTCAGTGGAGTTATTTGAGTATAATATTTAGTATGATATTTAATAACATTTAACATAAACTAATTATGCAACTTATATAAAAATCAAAATTCTAAATATTAAATCATCAAAATATCATAAAATCTTAATAAGGATAATTGTGTAATAAGATTAATAAATACACATATAACTTAATAACTTTAAGTAGGTCGAGTAGGTGGGGTGGGTATCAACACCCCCGCCTCCACCCCATTTTTAAGATTGGATTATCCCGCACTCACAACCGCCCCAGCTAAATCTGTTTTTTTCCTGTTAAATTTAGAACGAGCTTCACTTGATTTGGATTTTGTTGTCATACCTAGCAGGGAGTAGTTAATAAACTTTAATTCTAACAATTTAGAGTGGTTTTGATTTGTGATATCATATCAAAGATGTTGTTGTGATACAAATGTGAGTTAGAAGTCTCTCATTATTTGGAAAACTAGATATTTAGCACTTTATAAGTAAGAGAATTCATATACCTAAATGTTTCTCTCTCTTGACCCATCAAAAGAATCATTCCTCCATATGTAACTGTGAGGGTTGAATAGAGAGCTCATAAGAAAACAGACTTCAATACCTTAGAATCCAAGTTTAATAAGGCAGAACCAAATACTTTGATTTGTTTATGTTGTGCAATGACTCTCTATTCATAAAGAGTTCTATACAAAACTAATCTTATATCAGGATATTTATTGTCAGACATAGACAACATTTAACACAGTGCTACCAAAATCTATAAATTCTGTATCAGACTGTCACTTTACAACTAAACATTCATCATCTTTTTTTAGTATATCGCCCCCGTTACATGACAGTCGGTCTACCCGGCTTTCTTTGCCTAAATCGTGCCTAGACAGAAACATCGCAGGTCTCTCTAAGCCCTCATTCAATCCAATGCCACATAGCTTAAAatatctttgatcaaatgtctatGTTTAAGCATCCACATATACTAATTGAAATTTTTGTTGCACTACTTCAATACCTTGGAATCCAAGTTTAATAAAGCATAACAGAATACATTGACTAGTTTATGTTATACAAATGACTTTATTTAGAAAGAGCTATATTATATACAAAACTAATCTTACGCTGCGACATTTATCGCAGCCTTGCAGCCATAGACTGAACATTTTAACACAATGACACCAAAATCTATAAACTCTGTAACATCTGTCACTTTACACTGTGCAAGGGTGGAGTGCTTGAAAAATGAACTAACTCAGTTAAGAACTTATGAGTTGGGAGCAATTCAGACGAACCTGACCTTGATTTCCAGTCAAAACATCAAGATTAGACAGTTTCAACATAACCCTAGCGAAATCCATCCGAAAGGTCGATCCGTCATCTGAAGCATAAGCAGAAACCAATCTGGCAGTCCTCTCCTCAGCCATCAGCTGCTGATCAGCAAACAGTAGCCCTCTTCCTCTCAACAAGCTTTGGTAGTAGTGAGTGTCGAATGATGCTCCAGACGACACTGCAGACAATGCTTGCGCGTATGACATCCCTTTTTTATTAGAGTGATGATGAACATTCATTGGCTTCGAAGTTGCAAACTTGTCAGTGCTGCTGCTGCTGATACTCCTGTTGTCTGGACAGTTTTGCCTCATCTGACTGAGGAAATCGAGAGGTATGCTCGGGTCTGGTTGTCCTGTTCCTTGAAAGTTGTACAGCCTTTGCTGAATGAAATCACATCCGATTCTTCCAATGTTGTGTCCTCCTTAAAATGATCGAAAAAACAACAGACGTCATTAGTGATACTCAAGGATAGGACATTGTGGTTTTTGATGTCTTTGCAGCCACAGCTGAGGCTGCATAAGCCTCAACGGTTTGCAACGAGGCTGGGATTTAAAATCTGTCATATAagaaaaatgcataaagataaagTAATTTACCGAGAAGACTGACTGTTTCCCGTGCACTGAATCCTCTAAGATTGAAGAGGTGAAGCGTGCGAGTAATGTTATCGTCAGGTTTTGGAATTTGATCGGTTGCATCCTCGAAAAACGATTGAGGGCTATCTCGTCTGCCTGTTAAGACTGGATAGAAAGGCCCACCAGCCTGCAATGGCCATGTCCACAAATCAGAATTCAAACCTTATAACAGAAGAAATATGCTATAAGTGTTAGGAACAAACCAAAAGAACGGAATCTCTAGCTGCGAGAGCAAGTATGTCAGCGCAAGACACGACGCCAGGACATACTTGTTCAACTTCCTCCTTAATCTGGTCAATTTTGTCAAAACCTTTCAATGTCTGATTTGGAATAGCTTGCTTCTCAGAGGAACTGTTTCTACCACCATTGTCCTCCAATAGCAATGAAGCATCACACCCCTGATCCAGTAACACAAAAAGCAATTAGAACAGAAAATCAAAACCATGATCAAAGTAACTAGAAGCTTTTGTAAACATAGCATACATAAGCATTTGATAGAGCCTGTAAAATTGAGGTGAGTAGCATTAGCAGAAGATGATTAATAATTGGAGAAGAAATCTCAAAATTCCAAAGAGACACAGAAATAACAAAAGTAAGAATCTGTTTGGATAAGTAGCTTATTTGAAGCTTATAGCATAAGTGCTTATTAAAATAAGCGCTTATGAATAAGCTTGCATaagctatttttataacaaaagataaaataaacttaAGTTGTTTTTATAAACTATCTTCGAGAACTTATAAAAATAAGCTAAAAAATATGTACAGAAAATGTTACAAGTTGTTTTGATAATCTCTCCCAAACAGTGTCGCAAAACCTATACCAATGGTGAAACCAAACAGGCCCTAATAACTCCCAAAGCAAAACCAACCAACACCCACTCAAAATCAGAAAATAAAAAGACTAAATTTATGATCAATTTATGATCTTGAatgcaaaacaaacaaaacttaaACACACCATTTCCACATAATTGAAAAGCAATAGAAGTACCCTATTTCACTAGAATTGAAGAACAATCAAGACCCATTTGGAATCAcatcataaaaatccaaacttTATGATCATAGAAGCAAAACACATAAAATTAAAACCACCCCATTTCCACAAACATGAAGAACAATCAAGACCCATTTGGATTCAcatcataaaaatccaaacttTATGATCATAGAagcaaaacacataaaactaaaaCCACCCCATTTCCACAAAATTGAAGAACAATCAAGACCCATTTGGATTCACATTATAAAAATGCAAACTTTATGATTATAGAAGCAAAACACATAAAAACAAAACCACCCCATTTCCACAAACATGAAGAACAATCAAGACCCATTTGGATTCACATCATAAAAATACAAACTTTAAAATCAAAACCACCCCATTTCCACAAACATGAAGAACAATAAAGACCCATTTGGATTCACATTATAAAAACACAAACTTTATGATCTCAGAAGCAAAACACTTCAAAATCAAAACACCCCATTTCCCCAAAACTTGAAGAACAAGAAAGACCCTAAAACCCTAAATTTACAACAGTCTTGGAAACAAAACGAACCTGAATGAAGCAATCATGAAAGAAGAGACGAAGAAGCGACGGCGAAAGATCTCTATGATCAAAGTAGATATCAGTAACAGCAGAACGAACAATATCCTCAGCTTGAGGACAGGTATTCCTATAGAAATCATATTCAAGATTGGACCCATCTCTGATCCTCTGGTTAAACTGAAATGGAAAAGTGTTCGCCAACTTCACAGTACCAAAAGAAGTGGTTGTTGGGGTTATGGTGTTCTCTGGTTCACCGCGAGGGTTTCTGAGAGAGAGAAGAACGGGAAGGACTAGAACAAGGGAAACCAGTACCCAAGGGTTGAAGAAACAGCTCCTCattttcttgatgatgatgatgatggaatggaGAAGAAGATGATTGGGGAGATGAAAGAAGCGGGAAGAAGGAAGTTTATAGGTTCGTTGGAATATAACTGACTCGGAATGTGTTTAGAAGTTAATCACTATGATTATGGTTAATTAGTTAGTTAGCAAATTTTAATTGAAGTTAGTTAGCATATTAACTTGGTTAaaacattaaattttttattagttcttagtttttagttttttagagtaagaaaataaaaatgtgtCAATTAGAGAGTTACTTGATGTGGAAAATATTTTACTAGTAAGTTGATAGTGAATTAAGTTGATAAATTTGTTAACTTACACATTTTATTGAAAAGAGAATAAATAATAAGTTGGTGAATTAAGTTTAGGTGTTAGATTAGATGGAAAAGAGAATTATATGATCATATAAATTAGATTATTTGTATATGTAATATGTTAAAattttagataaaaaaatatGGTGGAGAAAttagttatgtttttttttttaagtccATAGAGGAATATACGTGATTCAATTATTAAAATAGTTGAGGTTTTTAGTCTGGATTTTATCACCAGAATAGAGAAAGAGAACATTTTTATTTGGTGTGATAAATGGCTTTTAAATGGTGGAATTTTTGACAGAATTTTTGCTGTAGGTGAACACGATACACACTTACATATCATGGATGTCTACGGTTCCGGTACTTGGAATTTTATATCATCTCCACCCATCTTCCTCAGGACATAATGCACTCATATGTCTACTCTTAATGAAGCCTCGATGGTGTTTTGAAACAATTTTAAGGGCTAAGATCTTAGTGATAATTTTGAATTGAAAATTTACAAGTGTAAGAGGTCTATACTTTTCAATAGAATATGCTCTCTGTTAGATATCAAAGTCGCATTGACCGAATTGAGATTAGAAATCCAACCATGCTCAAAGAATTGATTCATTGAATTGATCATATAAATCCCTACAATATCACAATAGGATTGGGAAAGTATCCCCCAAAACCATTAAAAATTGTATTATAATTATCATCTATTTTATGCATTGCATACTTAATTTCCTCCGACTCGGGAATTGTATTGAGATATTCATTATTTGCATGAGTTATAAATTTTGGGATAGCTGTCTCCCCCAAATCAGTATAACTACAATTGTTAATAACATGATTATCTAATTCAATGCCCTCCTCTAATAAAATATTGACATGCCTTAGTCTAGTAATTTTACTACTAGTATATATCAATTTGATTGTGTTATGAAAAAAATTGTATTCATATCTTTATGCTTAAACCACTTATTTCTTACCTAGTTCATCCAAAATTGATCATGCATATAATGCGTTATATAATAGAAGTTGAACATGTATTTTTTTCCTACAATCCAAGATCTGAATTGTAACCTACATCATTAATCAATTTTtgtatcatgttaacttcatcaaTAGCATGAGTGACTTTAAGATGAATATTGGCAAATGTATATTTGTTTCATTTCATAATAATAGATTTAAGAGATCTCAACTTAGCAGATAAAACAAACATTGGGAAGCAACCACACAAGTATTCCAATTGTCAGTAATTAGTTGTTTGCATCTATCATCTAGAGTCCAAACATTTAAAGAGtgtgatttttaatattatttgaatATATGAAATTATCATTCACTATGACATGTACAAATTCATTATTCTCTATGTCTTTGACATTGTCATTAACTAGTATAACCTATTTGGCCTTTTTATTTGTGTATCTTATATATTCTTTAATAAGAGGATTATCAATATTCATACCTTTAAATGTCCTACACTTATCAATACTATGACTAACACACACGgtgataacaaaaaaaaaagtaaactCTCGTATTTCAATTCAACAAAGAACACATAATCCTCACATTACACCAAAATACAATCATGGAGAGTATCTAACATGTTAATGTCTATATACTCACGTGTAAGATGTCcctaatttatttttcttgtaaGTTCATTAATTGATAAACAAGTATCAATATCAGAAGCAATTGAAAATAAAGTTGTTAGTTCCCAATACTTTAAGGGAATGCTTGCATCCTCAGCCACACTTGAGCATGTGTAATCTTCAAATCGTTAGGTCTAAAACATTTTGTCCATGCAGACAAACTGAGTAGGGAGGGCTTAATATTTCATGTCTTTACACTCCAAGTTTTATTGAGATTCTCcttgatttgaaagaaaattcaaaatgGTCATATCCTTAAGAAGTTAAATCCTAATTAGTAATTGAACTTCATAATTTCATGAGTTTGTCACGTAATTCAATGGTATATTACCTTTACTACTGATCAAACTCCCATGTAAATTATTCCTGCAGCATTTGAGTCCTGCTTTATAAGCCTCTTCAAGTATCTTGATCAAGAGGCGATTACCTTTGAGTCAAGGCTTGGCAAAATTAGAAATGGGTATGTCACACACTTTTTGAAGAGTTTGTGCAAAGAATTTCTTTTGTGTTTGGGTTTGGGATAGAGACAAAAGACTATTTCGAGGAGGAAAAATCAGTCGTGAAAGGTCTCCATGTCAATGGCCGGCATCAGAGGATCCCATGCCGATTAGGCTTTCTTTCAAACCCTAGCAGAGCATTTCCAAATAAACTTGGTTCCGTGCAAACACGATATCTCTTTCATTTGTCCTTGTTTCGATGATAAGAACGGTGAAAGTGTAGCATTGTGTCTCACGAATCTTATGTCAAAAAATCAATTGGATCCAATGGGAGATAAATTTGTAATTGCTCTTTTTCTGAAACTAATTAGAGAAAAACAAGAATCTATAACTCTGATACATTATCATTTGTGTCTAATATCaccttaattattttcttttttaatattacaatatttatttgtcaatcaattcaattatagttgaaatcaatgttttaaaaagtgGAAAGGAGGTCGAATCAGCGAGATCAACAATTTAAGATTTAATTAATTCAACTAATTCAATCTATAATCAAATTGTTTACTAAATGAataattcaatcaaattattaTATAAGCTCATAATTTaataaagtaaatatttttaaattttattataatttaatacaACAAGATCAATAGTATACATATAACACAATAGAATTACACTTAATTTCAACTTTAATTCAAGACAAATTTAtagtaattaaataattacaataaaataaaatagttcaAACCAAAATTAAATATAGTAGTATAAtttgatatttaaaataaataaattaaatatctaaaaaaatagacaattcaaaatattcttataaattaaatatgataaaaatcaGAAAACTAAAATTATATATAGTCAAGATGTGgaataagttataataacttactcttgaagtaaatatatttttcctcatatatatatatatatatatatatatatatatatatatatatatatatatatatatatatatatatatatatatatatatatatatatatatatatatatatatatatatatatatatatatatatacgaagaAACATGAAAAAACGATGATACATGAAAAAATGATGATTGAATGTAATTTGAACAATAAAAGATGAGTCATAGTTGAACAACGCTGACAAATATTTAGGTTGGAAGTAAAATGAACGGCATAATTATGTATAAAATGGGCGATTATGTTTGAAACGGACGGcgtgatgatgataa from Vicia villosa cultivar HV-30 ecotype Madison, WI linkage group LG4, Vvil1.0, whole genome shotgun sequence encodes the following:
- the LOC131594643 gene encoding putative Peroxidase 48 — encoded protein: MRSCFFNPWVLVSLVLVLPVLLSLRNPRGEPENTITPTTTSFGTVKLANTFPFQFNQRIRDGSNLEYDFYRNTCPQAEDIVRSAVTDIYFDHRDLSPSLLRLFFHDCFIQGCDASLLLEDNGGRNSSSEKQAIPNQTLKGFDKIDQIKEEVEQVCPGVVSCADILALAARDSVLLAGGPFYPVLTGRRDSPQSFFEDATDQIPKPDDNITRTLHLFNLRGFSARETVSLLGGHNIGRIGCDFIQQRLYNFQGTGQPDPSIPLDFLSQMRQNCPDNRSISSSSTDKFATSKPMNVHHHSNKKGMSYAQALSAVSSGASFDTHYYQSLLRGRGLLFADQQLMAEERTARLVSAYASDDGSTFRMDFARVMLKLSNLDVLTGNQGQVRLNCSQLISS